TTACCATAGTAATTAATGCCGATAAAAATATTCCATACAAGGTGATCAAACATGTCATGCATAAGCTGTCTCTTGCCAATATCTACAAGATAGAATTTACTACATTACAAGACAGCCCTGACCCCCTTCAAGAGGATTGAACCATGAGACTTAAAGGCAATAAAAAGGATTATCAAAAATCAAATTCTATCAACATAACGCCTCTTATTGATGTTATATTTCTTCTGATGATCTTTTTTTTAATGACAATTAATTTTAATAAGTCCGAAGGAGTTCTGGAAAACAAACTTCCTCAGACCAGCAGCAAAACAAGCTCTGAAACACCTAATGATTACGAAACTGTCAAATTACGGGTTAAAATGATAAAAGATAAGAATTTATTAAAAATTTATCTCCAGGAAAGGGTCGTGTATAATTATAACGACCTGCTGCATTATCTTAATCAGCTTCCCGAAGATATTCTGATTATATTCGAACCAAGCGACAATGTACCCTTTAAGCATGTAATAGGCGTTTACAATGTATGTCTTAAATCAAAAAAGAATAATATCGTATTTAGTGTTTCTTCTTAAGATGCTTAAAAATTATAAAATACCAACTTTAAAAAAAGTATCATTTCTTCTCCTATCTATTATTTTTTTTAGTGATTACTACATCCATAGCAGTTTGGCATATGCAATGGATACTTTAAATAGTATTAATCCGTCTGGTTTACAATCCGTTGAAGAAATTGAAAAAGCGGTTTTGTTGATTGCCCAAAACCAAAAAGAAGCTCTTACTGAAAACAAGATGTCTTTTGATTTTCAAAAACATATTCTGACCAAATCCGGTGAATGCATGAGCGCTCTTGTAGCCGTTCAAACAAAGTCATCTGATAACAACGTTGATAATAAACAACAAGAAAAAGAGGTATTTTTAAATCTTAGAAAGATTATAAAGCAGATACTAACCTCAAACGAGAAGATTGTTTCGGATTTTCAGGAAAACACCTTGGATACGCTCAAAGATCCGGCCACATTCATAAAATCGTCAAAATGGCAACAACCTCAGTTTCTGATTTCTTTATCCAGTTATTGGATTGGATGGAATGGGTATCATATAAGTATTTTGTTTGAGGATGATGACCCCATGTTTGGCACTTTATTAAATGATGCAATAAAAGGCTTTTCCAAAGCTTTTTTAGATTTTGAAGAAGAAGATGTTATAGCAAGAAGCCTTTTGGGGCGAGCCCTGTGCTATGGAAAACTAAAAATTTATAGCAAAGCCGGACAGGACTTGAAATTAGTTAAAAAGATGATCGGAAAGGATGACCCCCTTTACATTCGCTGTCTTTATGAAGAAATCAGGATTGCATATGAAACCGGAAATTATGAAATAGCGGCAAGAAGCATAGATGAGTTTAAAGAAGATTTTGCCAAAGATAAAATCCCAGAACAGATAAAAAAAGCACTTGATACCATTAACTTCAGGATATTAGTTGCTCTTGAGGGGAAAAAAGAAAAAGCACAATCTATTACGGAAGAAACCAATAGCACAATCTTTGAAAAACTGAAGCAAGTGGCAAATACCCCTGCCGGCGCAGATGAGCTTTATAGATATGCCAAAATGCACGCTCCTGAAATCGAAGGCCTATCATATGAAAAGATGGGGCCTGTGGCTTCAATGGCTCTTGGAGATATGATGTTTGAAAAAAAAGATTATAACAAGGCACTAAAATACTACCTTCCAATCTTTAAAGACTCTCCATCATATATGTCTCATCGTATTGACGAAGTATGGTTTCGTACAGCAACTATTTACTGCAAGAAAGAACAATACGGTGATGCCCTTTTCTATCTCAAACAGTTTCATGAAAAATATCCTGGCTCTGTTTTTCTTTCTCAAAGTGTACCTCTTTACTATGCTGCGGCAATTAATTACTACAGTAAAGAAAAAAGCCAGGAGGCATACAACTTATATATAGATGCATTAGAAGTATATATCAAAAAATGTCGCAGCAATTGTACTGAAATGAGCGAAGCGCGATTTAAAATGGGAAAGCACTTTCAAAAAACAGGCAAAAACAAAAAAGCTGCTGATATGTTTTCTATGGTCAAGCCAGACTCACCCAACTATCCATCAGCCTGCTATTATGCGATACAATATTATATTGATGAATTGGATTTACTTGCAAAAAAAGGACAGCAAAATTCACATGAAGCAAAAAAGATATATAAAAAAGGTAGAGAGTTACTTGCCGAATACAAAAAAGCCGAAGATAAGGCAAAACATTCCGATTATTATAAAAAAATAAAACCCCATATGATTATTTTACAAACTGGCTTAAGTCTT
This window of the Pseudomonadota bacterium genome carries:
- a CDS encoding tetratricopeptide repeat protein: MDTLNSINPSGLQSVEEIEKAVLLIAQNQKEALTENKMSFDFQKHILTKSGECMSALVAVQTKSSDNNVDNKQQEKEVFLNLRKIIKQILTSNEKIVSDFQENTLDTLKDPATFIKSSKWQQPQFLISLSSYWIGWNGYHISILFEDDDPMFGTLLNDAIKGFSKAFLDFEEEDVIARSLLGRALCYGKLKIYSKAGQDLKLVKKMIGKDDPLYIRCLYEEIRIAYETGNYEIAARSIDEFKEDFAKDKIPEQIKKALDTINFRILVALEGKKEKAQSITEETNSTIFEKLKQVANTPAGADELYRYAKMHAPEIEGLSYEKMGPVASMALGDMMFEKKDYNKALKYYLPIFKDSPSYMSHRIDEVWFRTATIYCKKEQYGDALFYLKQFHEKYPGSVFLSQSVPLYYAAAINYYSKEKSQEAYNLYIDALEVYIKKCRSNCTEMSEARFKMGKHFQKTGKNKKAADMFSMVKPDSPNYPSACYYAIQYYIDELDLLAKKGQQNSHEAKKIYKKGRELLAEYKKAEDKAKHSDYYKKIKPHMIILQTGLSLYGTETDIKNNLKKLKEFEKRFSRDKNLSLNALLLKMNMYQRLGMIEAGQKDLNNFSAKEVLDIDAYKLLSNLAQNFYNEGRIQEEIKTGAVNSLDFALIVYGALYKISCKKLEHQKYCDTAQLGMARIYTDKNQLDKAEAMYQDIIIRNSMSADAVYNLGLLYEKREQWEKALKIWRKLSDGVKSGTYHWFESRYKTAYALAKLGNHSKACEVLNITMVLHPDLGSDELRKKYLALKAKICMEEPSS
- a CDS encoding biopolymer transporter ExbD, with product MRLKGNKKDYQKSNSINITPLIDVIFLLMIFFLMTINFNKSEGVLENKLPQTSSKTSSETPNDYETVKLRVKMIKDKNLLKIYLQERVVYNYNDLLHYLNQLPEDILIIFEPSDNVPFKHVIGVYNVCLKSKKNNIVFSVSS